A DNA window from Vigna angularis cultivar LongXiaoDou No.4 chromosome 1, ASM1680809v1, whole genome shotgun sequence contains the following coding sequences:
- the LOC108332736 gene encoding UDP-glucose flavonoid 3-O-glucosyltransferase 7, giving the protein MNTSFLCEQEREKKHCVKLLRAMNNEQSPLNIYFIPFLASGHLIPLCNIATLFASRGHRVTVITTPSYVQILQKSNPSLLLHVVDFPAQEAGFPGGVQLMSAANDDESARKFYHANMLLRVPISRFLEQHPPDCVIADYIHSWVHEVASNLRIARLAFNGFSLFTVAAMESVRSNPALVPEAGPFLIPDFPHRITLCSTPPKGVTGFVQRLLETEMKSDGLIVNSFVELDGEEYIPYYEKGKAHKAWHLGPAFLAAKVGEERGEKSVVSEEECVSWLNSKQAKSVVYVSFGSVCRFPDKQLFEMACGLEEAAHNFIWVVPEKKGKEDESEEEKAKWLPKGFEERNAEKGLIIRGWAPQLVILAHNAVGAFLTHCGWNSTLEAVTAGVPMLTWPVLGDQFYNERLVTEVRGVAVEVGATEWRETGYGEREKLVTRDCIEKAVRRLMDGGDEAEEIRRRAKELSDKAKEALGDGGSSHNNLTALIAHLTHLRDTR; this is encoded by the coding sequence ATGAACACCAGCTTCCTCTGTGAACAAGAAAGGGAGAAAAAGCATTGTGTGAAGCTTCTCAGAGcaatgaacaatgaacaatCACCACTCAACATTTACTTCATTCCTTTCCTGGCATCCGGCCATCTCATCCCTCTCTGCAACATAGCTACACTATTCGCCTCACGTGGTCACCGCGTCACCGTCATCACCACTCCCTCCTACGTCCAAATCCTTCAAAAATCAAACCCCTCCCTCCTCCTCCATGTCGTCGACTTCCCCGCCCAAGAAGCCGGCTTCCCCGGCGGCGTACAACTCATGTCCGCCGCCAATGACGATGAAAGCGCCCGAAAGTTCTACCACGCCAACATGCTCCTCCGCGTCCCCATCAGCCGTTTCCTAGAACAGCACCCACCCGATTGCGTCATCGCCGACTACATCCACTCCTGGGTTCACGAGGTGGCGAGCAATCTCCGCATCGCCAGACTCGCCTTCAACGGCTTCTCCCTCTTCACCGTGGCCGCCATGGAGTCCGTGAGATCGAACCCCGCACTTGTTCCCGAAGCCGGCCCCTTCCTTATCCCCGATTTTCCCCACCGCATCACCTTGTGCTCCACACCACCCAAGGGGGTTACTGGCTTCGTGCAGAGGCTTCTGGAAACAGAGATGAAGAGCGACGGTCTCATCGTGAACAGCTTCGTGGAGCTTGACGGAGAAGAGTATATCCCGTACTACGAGAAAGGCAAGGCCCACAAAGCCTGGCATCTTGGGCCAGCATTTCTGGCCGCGAAAGTCGGTGAAGAGAGGGGCGAGAAGAGCGTGGTGAGCGAGGAGGAGTGTGTGAGTTGGCTGAACTCGAAGCAGGCGAAGTCTGTTGTGTACGTATCCTTCGGTAGCGTGTGTCGATTTCCGGATAAACAGCTTTTCGAGATGGCGTGCGGGTTGGAAGAAGCGGCGCATAATTTCATATGGGTGGTTCCGGAGAAGAAGGGGAAGGAGGATGAGAGCGAGGAGGAGAAGGCAAAGTGGCTACCAAAGGGGTTCGAAGAGAGGAACGCAGAGAAGGGACTGATCATCAGGGGGTGGGCCCCGCAGCTTGTTATCCTGGCCCACAATGCTGTAGGTGCCTTTCTCACTCACTGCGGTTGGAACTCCACTTTAGAGGCCGTTACAGCTGGAGTTCCAATGCTGACGTGGCCGGTTTTAGGGGATCAGTTCTACAACGAGAGGCTGGTTACCGAGGTACGTGGGGTGGCAGTGGAGGTGGGCGCCACCGAGTGGAGAGAGACCGGCTATGGGGAGAGGGAGAAACTGGTCACCAGAGATTGCATCGAGAAGGCTGTGAGGAGGCTGATGGACGGCGGTGATGAAGCTGAGGAAATCAGACGGCGTGCAAAGGAGTTATCGGATAAGGCTAAAGAAGCTCTTGGGGATGGAGGGTCCTCTCACAATAATTTAACTGCGCTCATTGCTCATCTCACGCACCTCAGAGACACACGCTAA